One Cohnella candidum genomic region harbors:
- a CDS encoding YtxH domain-containing protein produces the protein MANKKIVKSFMWGALTGAVTGAVSALLLAPKSGKELRKDISVTAQKVGGKTAEVGRQAGAAVQSFAKRSSELASDAKQAAGRFVTDIRSRKGNAESETAENAVDVQVESEDRSAAL, from the coding sequence ATGGCAAACAAAAAAATCGTGAAGTCGTTTATGTGGGGCGCGCTGACGGGAGCGGTCACGGGTGCGGTGTCCGCTCTGCTGCTGGCGCCGAAATCCGGCAAAGAGCTGCGTAAGGACATTTCCGTGACCGCACAGAAAGTAGGCGGCAAAACCGCGGAAGTGGGACGCCAAGCCGGTGCGGCCGTCCAATCTTTCGCGAAGCGTTCGTCTGAATTGGCTTCCGACGCCAAGCAAGCCGCAGGACGCTTCGTCACGGATATCCGTTCCCGCAAAGGAAACGCGGAATCCGAAACGGCAGAGAACGCAGTCGACGTTCAAGTAGAGTCGGAGGACCGTTCCGCGGCTCTCTGA
- a CDS encoding iron-sulfur cluster assembly accessory protein, with protein MKCKITRNAANVLRRELDKPENADKKLRVVITHSHGDHAHYGLDLGQPTDKDEVVPTDKDIDVILTRGEDLLDGVKIDYLYFPQEGFVITNPSKGNHGDH; from the coding sequence ATGAAGTGCAAAATTACCCGCAACGCGGCCAACGTGCTCCGGCGCGAATTGGACAAGCCGGAAAACGCCGATAAAAAGCTGCGCGTCGTCATTACGCACAGCCACGGAGACCATGCGCATTACGGTCTGGATTTGGGCCAGCCGACCGATAAAGACGAAGTCGTCCCCACGGACAAAGACATCGACGTCATCCTCACTAGGGGCGAAGATTTGCTGGACGGCGTGAAAATCGACTATCTCTATTTTCCACAAGAAGGCTTCGTGATCACCAATCCGAGCAAAGGCAACCATGGCGACCACTGA
- a CDS encoding LTA synthase family protein, which produces MLTQLQTQARKGLRISLNGLRYFPFWAAALMIVAMLYKLAYLDRHLNVGGMNHWKWEVNLGAMLLAASWTALLGPRARMLALVIVDLLLSTVIFSDLVYFRYFKDFISVPVLMQAGQVSSLQDSISSLIIYKDAIYFADLPIAILMAVWVFRKRSPKRGYKQPGTRKFRLSIRVATAILAFVIGYQLIAIPVAEQKKGWAAGLFEGNWWNIPIYNVTGLFGFHGYDAYRYAKENWLGGGLSDKELQETKDWMSSRKELQKQAESDPLFGAYKGKNVLVVQAEAFQAFLINQKIGGEEITPNLNKLIGQSVYFPNFYHQTANGRTSDADFATSCSLHPVTSGSVFIRFAGHDFDCLPQMLKNEGYGATVHHAYDGSFWNRNNMYHNMNYDKFYNIKDFKIDEPLGWSLGDKSFFRQTVEQIQEAGKSPFYAMAITLSSHHPYAIGKHELNIGDLNGSLLGTYVQAAHYVDEAVGDLVNELKQANLWDNTILMFYGDHDNSISNWDDYAKLFGRPVTELEKSTILKKVPFFIHLPNDEHAGINEKAVGQMDTAPTILHLLGISTENYGIMGISALSSTPNTVVFRNGGFTDGNLFFVPSNEGILGKGTCYSMKDGSVQDVAACQPGAKAARTELQVSDRIVEHDLVPDVREGTAATKS; this is translated from the coding sequence ATGCTTACGCAATTGCAGACTCAAGCTCGCAAAGGCTTGCGAATTTCCTTGAACGGTCTCCGCTACTTCCCGTTCTGGGCGGCAGCGCTGATGATCGTGGCCATGCTGTACAAATTGGCTTACTTGGACCGGCATCTGAACGTCGGCGGCATGAATCATTGGAAATGGGAAGTGAACCTCGGCGCCATGCTGCTGGCCGCCAGCTGGACGGCCCTGCTCGGTCCCCGCGCGAGGATGCTGGCGCTCGTCATCGTCGACCTGCTTCTGTCGACGGTCATTTTCTCCGACTTGGTGTATTTCCGCTATTTTAAAGACTTCATTTCCGTTCCGGTGCTCATGCAAGCCGGGCAGGTCAGTTCCCTGCAAGACAGCATTTCGAGTCTGATCATTTATAAAGACGCCATTTATTTCGCGGACTTGCCGATCGCCATTCTGATGGCCGTTTGGGTCTTCCGCAAGCGCAGCCCCAAAAGGGGCTACAAACAGCCGGGCACGCGCAAATTCCGCCTGTCCATCCGCGTTGCCACCGCCATCCTGGCGTTCGTCATCGGCTACCAGTTGATCGCCATCCCGGTCGCGGAGCAAAAGAAGGGCTGGGCTGCCGGTTTGTTCGAAGGCAACTGGTGGAACATTCCGATCTATAACGTAACCGGGCTGTTCGGCTTCCACGGTTATGACGCCTACCGTTATGCCAAGGAAAATTGGCTGGGCGGCGGTCTCTCCGACAAAGAGCTTCAGGAAACGAAAGATTGGATGAGCAGCCGCAAGGAGCTGCAGAAGCAAGCCGAATCCGATCCGCTCTTCGGAGCTTACAAAGGCAAAAACGTACTCGTCGTTCAAGCCGAGGCGTTCCAAGCATTCTTGATCAACCAGAAAATCGGCGGCGAAGAAATTACGCCGAACTTGAACAAGCTCATCGGTCAGAGCGTATACTTCCCGAACTTCTACCACCAGACGGCCAACGGGCGGACGTCGGATGCGGACTTCGCAACAAGCTGTTCCCTTCATCCGGTAACCTCGGGCTCGGTCTTCATCCGCTTTGCCGGACACGATTTCGACTGCCTGCCCCAGATGCTCAAAAACGAAGGCTACGGCGCGACCGTCCACCACGCTTACGACGGAAGCTTCTGGAACCGCAACAACATGTACCACAACATGAATTACGACAAGTTCTACAACATCAAGGACTTCAAAATCGACGAGCCGCTCGGCTGGTCTCTCGGGGACAAATCGTTCTTCCGCCAAACCGTCGAGCAAATCCAGGAAGCCGGCAAATCGCCTTTCTATGCCATGGCCATTACGTTGTCCAGCCATCATCCTTATGCGATCGGTAAACACGAGCTCAACATCGGTGACCTGAACGGCTCGCTGCTCGGCACTTACGTGCAAGCCGCCCACTACGTGGACGAAGCGGTCGGCGACCTGGTGAACGAACTGAAGCAAGCGAACCTTTGGGATAACACCATTCTGATGTTCTACGGCGACCACGACAACTCGATCAGCAACTGGGACGATTACGCCAAGCTGTTCGGCCGTCCGGTCACCGAGCTCGAAAAAAGCACGATTCTGAAAAAGGTGCCTTTCTTCATTCATCTGCCGAACGACGAGCACGCGGGAATCAACGAGAAAGCCGTCGGCCAGATGGACACGGCACCTACGATCCTTCACCTGCTCGGCATCTCGACGGAGAATTACGGCATCATGGGCATCAGCGCGTTGTCCTCCACGCCGAATACGGTCGTCTTCCGTAACGGAGGCTTCACGGACGGCAACCTCTTCTTCGTGCCGAGCAACGAAGGAATTCTCGGCAAGGGAACGTGCTACTCCATGAAGGACGGCTCCGTGCAGGACGTTGCGGCATGTCAGCCGGGCGCCAAAGCGGCTCGGACCGAGCTGCAAGTATCCGACCGGATCGTGGAACATGATCTGGTCCCCGACGTTCGAGAGGGTACCGCAGCAACAAAATCCTAA
- a CDS encoding DUF86 domain-containing protein has protein sequence MYYVNRESIDLRLASIPDVAQALSEAASDWKGTLTQGLAQERALHLAIEIVTDVGSSLIDGFIMRDASSYEDIVDIIAGEGVVPAEVADTLRRLVSLRKPLVQEYYDWPRHELHPLTPDMPGVLTRFGEQVKQYLHNELDT, from the coding sequence GTGTATTACGTAAACCGTGAGAGCATCGACCTTCGGTTGGCCAGCATTCCGGATGTCGCCCAAGCGTTATCGGAAGCGGCTTCGGATTGGAAAGGAACATTGACGCAGGGCCTGGCACAGGAGAGAGCTTTGCACCTCGCCATCGAAATCGTCACGGACGTCGGAAGTTCACTGATCGACGGGTTTATCATGCGGGATGCCAGCAGCTACGAGGACATCGTGGACATTATCGCAGGCGAGGGTGTCGTGCCGGCCGAGGTCGCGGACACGCTGCGGCGATTGGTTTCCCTGCGCAAGCCTTTGGTTCAGGAATATTATGATTGGCCTCGTCACGAGCTGCATCCGTTAACCCCGGACATGCCGGGAGTACTGACTCGATTTGGCGAGCAGGTCAAACAGTACTTGCATAATGAACTAGACACGTGA
- a CDS encoding helix-turn-helix transcriptional regulator produces MQPQEERSTRSQLLQMLKTQGSCSTSDMAKAMGITEMAVRRHIQSMEKDGLINSTLVRQAMGRPSYRYALTEQADDLFPKNYPQLTLDLLSELEEQQGGAEMIDRMFEGRRDKLETRFRERMSNRSLEERVAELASIQNIGGYMADWVPDDKEPGAYKLYEYNCPVAQVANRYRQACSCERQLFERLLGAEVERTECLADGSQRCTYLIRKNRA; encoded by the coding sequence ATGCAGCCGCAGGAAGAACGCTCTACCCGCAGCCAATTGCTTCAGATGCTGAAAACGCAGGGGAGCTGCAGCACCAGCGACATGGCCAAGGCGATGGGCATTACCGAAATGGCCGTCCGACGCCACATCCAGTCCATGGAGAAAGACGGGCTGATCAACTCCACATTGGTCAGGCAGGCGATGGGACGCCCGTCGTACCGCTACGCGCTCACGGAGCAAGCCGATGATCTATTCCCCAAGAACTACCCTCAGTTGACCCTGGATTTGCTGAGCGAGTTGGAGGAGCAGCAGGGCGGGGCCGAAATGATCGACAGAATGTTCGAAGGGCGCCGCGATAAGCTCGAAACTCGGTTTCGCGAGCGGATGTCCAATCGAAGCCTGGAAGAGCGCGTCGCCGAGCTCGCCTCCATCCAGAATATCGGCGGGTACATGGCCGATTGGGTGCCCGACGACAAGGAGCCCGGCGCCTATAAACTGTACGAATACAACTGTCCCGTGGCGCAAGTCGCGAACCGTTACCGTCAAGCCTGCAGTTGCGAGCGTCAGCTGTTCGAGCGTCTTTTGGGTGCCGAAGTAGAACGCACCGAGTGCCTCGCCGACGGTAGTCAGCGCTGCACCTACCTCATTCGCAAAAACCGGGCTTAG
- a CDS encoding MFS transporter — protein sequence MQRWKINLTVLWFGNFLVMAGMTMITPFLSLYLKQDLGLTNEHEIGVWAGLIFAANFVTSFLFQPIWGKLSDRYGRKIMLLRSGFGMAIVMAAMGFAQTPLHMLLLRMANGIISGFSPAAVSLVSAGTPKERMGFAMGTLQSGGTAGVILGPFLGGLMADSFGFRPIFYITGSLLFIASVLSWIMVRENFDRSAAAKAPEVSIVKGLRELLDIPQIPVLLTVTLLIQFAMLSPMALIPLYVEKLNVPPETLGFWSGFVGSVTAMSNMICSPLLGRLGDKIGATRILLISLLGSAVMFVPQAFVGTVGELLVWRFMLGCFMGGLIPTVNALLRKYTPDGKESRAFGFNGSALSLGNMLGPVIGGALSGPFGIQGLFILSAALLFATGVWYYFTMAKARPS from the coding sequence GTGCAGCGCTGGAAAATCAACCTTACCGTACTATGGTTCGGCAATTTTCTCGTCATGGCGGGCATGACGATGATTACCCCGTTTTTATCGCTTTACTTAAAACAAGACCTCGGCCTGACGAACGAACATGAAATCGGCGTCTGGGCCGGTCTTATTTTTGCGGCCAACTTCGTGACCTCTTTCCTGTTCCAGCCGATCTGGGGCAAACTTTCGGACCGTTACGGCCGCAAAATCATGCTGCTCCGCTCCGGCTTCGGCATGGCCATCGTGATGGCCGCCATGGGCTTCGCGCAAACGCCGCTGCACATGCTGCTGCTCCGGATGGCGAACGGCATCATCTCGGGCTTCTCGCCCGCGGCCGTGTCGCTCGTGTCCGCCGGCACCCCGAAGGAACGGATGGGCTTCGCCATGGGCACGCTGCAGTCGGGTGGCACAGCGGGCGTCATTCTCGGCCCGTTTCTCGGAGGACTCATGGCGGACAGCTTCGGCTTCCGGCCGATTTTCTACATCACCGGTTCGCTGCTGTTCATCGCGTCGGTCCTGTCCTGGATCATGGTGCGCGAAAACTTCGACCGTTCCGCCGCGGCCAAAGCACCGGAGGTCAGCATCGTCAAAGGCCTTCGCGAACTTCTCGACATTCCGCAAATCCCGGTGCTGCTGACCGTTACGCTGCTGATCCAATTCGCGATGCTGAGCCCCATGGCGTTAATCCCGCTGTATGTCGAAAAACTCAACGTGCCGCCGGAGACGCTCGGTTTCTGGTCCGGATTCGTCGGCTCCGTCACCGCGATGTCCAACATGATTTGTTCCCCCTTGCTCGGAAGACTGGGGGATAAGATCGGCGCGACGAGAATCCTGCTGATATCGCTGCTCGGATCCGCCGTCATGTTCGTGCCGCAGGCGTTCGTCGGCACCGTAGGCGAGCTGCTCGTCTGGCGCTTCATGCTCGGATGCTTCATGGGCGGCTTGATCCCGACCGTCAACGCGCTGCTTCGAAAATACACGCCGGACGGCAAGGAGAGCCGAGCCTTCGGCTTCAACGGGAGCGCCCTCAGCCTCGGCAACATGCTCGGCCCCGTCATCGGCGGCGCTTTATCCGGCCCCTTCGGCATCCAGGGGCTGTTCATCTTGTCCGCCGCGCTGCTCTTTGCCACCGGCGTCTGGTATTACTTCACCATGGCCAAGGCAAGACCGTCGTAA
- the hemE gene encoding uroporphyrinogen decarboxylase translates to MAYNDRFLRACRKQPVDRVPVWYMRQAGRYDPDYRKIKEKYSLLEICRQPELAAEVTLMPVRKLGVDAAILYSDIMNPVASIGIDFDIVKNVGPVIHNPVATAADVERLKPIDVEKDLAHVLETIRILDRELEVPLITFAGAPFTLASYIVEGKPSRSYQLTKSLMYREPAVWHSLMGKLSDMAVAYLRAHHQVGAKAVQLFDSWVGALAPHDFREYVLPHVKSIFEQISDLPIPKIYFPGVNSGELLSSLTGLQADVVGLDWRVPLAEGRSRTEGRFAVQGNLDPYVLEAPEAVIREHAKRLLDEGMQEDGFIFNLGHGLYPEASLEKLRDLTAFIHEYSSEKLRPEVRA, encoded by the coding sequence ATGGCCTATAACGACCGTTTTCTCCGCGCTTGCCGCAAGCAGCCCGTCGATCGGGTGCCCGTATGGTACATGAGGCAGGCCGGAAGGTACGATCCCGATTACCGTAAAATCAAAGAAAAATATTCGCTTCTCGAAATTTGCCGCCAGCCCGAGCTGGCGGCCGAAGTCACGCTCATGCCGGTGCGCAAGCTCGGCGTCGACGCGGCGATTCTGTATTCCGACATCATGAACCCCGTCGCTTCGATCGGCATCGATTTCGACATCGTGAAGAACGTCGGCCCGGTCATCCACAACCCGGTGGCGACCGCGGCGGACGTCGAGCGGTTGAAACCGATCGACGTCGAGAAGGACCTGGCTCACGTCCTCGAAACGATCCGGATCCTGGACCGGGAACTCGAGGTTCCGCTGATCACGTTCGCCGGAGCGCCGTTCACGCTGGCGAGCTACATCGTGGAAGGCAAGCCGTCGAGGTCTTATCAGCTCACCAAATCGCTGATGTACCGGGAGCCGGCGGTTTGGCACAGCTTGATGGGCAAGCTGTCCGACATGGCGGTCGCTTATCTTCGGGCGCACCATCAAGTGGGAGCGAAGGCGGTCCAGCTGTTCGACAGCTGGGTCGGCGCTCTGGCTCCGCACGATTTCAGGGAGTACGTGCTTCCTCACGTGAAAAGCATTTTCGAGCAGATCTCCGACCTGCCGATTCCGAAAATCTATTTTCCCGGCGTCAACTCCGGTGAACTTCTTTCTTCTCTGACCGGACTGCAGGCGGACGTCGTCGGCCTGGATTGGCGGGTACCGCTGGCGGAAGGCCGCAGCCGGACCGAAGGCCGTTTCGCCGTCCAGGGCAATCTGGATCCGTACGTGCTGGAAGCGCCCGAAGCGGTCATTCGGGAGCACGCGAAACGGCTGCTGGATGAAGGCATGCAGGAAGACGGCTTCATTTTCAATCTCGGTCACGGACTTTATCCGGAAGCTTCCTTGGAGAAGCTCCGGGATTTGACCGCATTCATTCACGAATATTCCTCGGAGAAGCTTCGGCCGGAGGTGAGAGCATGA
- a CDS encoding M14 family metallopeptidase, translated as MTGAGRYGSAELTRELWRLSLKYPFLQVCTIGCSVLGMPIYALRIGHGPFRWHFNASCHANEWITTPLVMRFAEAYAEACCVEGKIGGKPACELFRNNTLWVVPMLNPDGVELVQQGLSPAHPLYRELLHWNGYNPRFDEWKANARGVDLNDQFPAHWETERERRGTAGPGPRDYGGPAPLSEPEARALAEWTALMDFHAVLSLHTQGEEIYWNYRGYEPPEAGDWAERLAKAAGYRAVYLEGSDAGYKDWFLQTFRRPGFTVEAGFGRNPLPPAEFPSISEKLNRLFAEALDLPL; from the coding sequence ATGACGGGAGCAGGCCGATACGGCTCCGCGGAGTTGACGAGGGAGCTTTGGCGGTTGAGTTTGAAGTATCCTTTTCTTCAGGTATGCACGATCGGCTGCAGCGTGCTGGGCATGCCGATTTACGCGCTGCGGATCGGCCATGGCCCGTTCAGGTGGCACTTTAACGCAAGTTGCCACGCCAACGAATGGATCACGACACCGCTGGTCATGCGCTTTGCGGAAGCGTACGCCGAGGCATGTTGCGTAGAAGGAAAGATCGGCGGCAAACCGGCGTGCGAGCTGTTTCGCAATAACACGCTGTGGGTCGTCCCCATGCTGAATCCGGACGGCGTGGAGTTGGTTCAGCAAGGCTTATCCCCCGCCCATCCTCTGTACCGGGAACTCCTTCACTGGAACGGTTACAACCCGCGATTTGACGAATGGAAAGCGAATGCGCGGGGGGTAGATTTGAATGACCAGTTTCCGGCCCATTGGGAGACGGAGCGGGAACGCAGGGGAACGGCAGGACCCGGTCCCCGGGATTACGGCGGGCCGGCGCCCCTCAGTGAACCGGAGGCTCGGGCGCTGGCGGAATGGACGGCGCTTATGGACTTTCACGCCGTGCTCTCCTTGCATACGCAAGGAGAAGAGATCTATTGGAACTACCGGGGATACGAGCCTCCCGAAGCCGGAGATTGGGCGGAGCGGCTGGCAAAGGCGGCCGGTTACCGGGCGGTGTATTTGGAAGGAAGCGATGCCGGCTATAAGGATTGGTTCCTTCAAACGTTCCGGCGCCCAGGGTTCACGGTAGAGGCCGGATTCGGCCGAAATCCGCTGCCGCCGGCGGAGTTTCCGTCCATTTCCGAGAAGCTGAACAGGCTCTTCGCAGAAGCGCTCGATCTTCCGTTATAG
- the hemH gene encoding ferrochelatase translates to MSDTANNKIGVLVMSYGTPENMDKVESYYTHIRRGHPPTPEQLEDLTGRYKSIVGGVFPLRENTDRQVAALQRTFDEMAGKGRFVCYQGLKHAPPYIEDGVAAMAKDGITQAVGIVLTPQYSSMSVGGYIKRAAEEAEKHGISMTFVKQYHLHPALIRSLAERVGNALDRFGDRKEQVMVLFSAHSLPEKILEMKDPYPEQLLETSRAVAEAAGVQHWQFTWQSAGQTGQPWLGPDILETLDRLAAEGTKEVLVTPVGFVSDHLEVLYDIDLEAKKHAAGLGMRLERIDMLNDDPRYMAAIAESVREALGGTAE, encoded by the coding sequence ATGAGCGATACCGCGAACAACAAAATCGGCGTGCTCGTCATGTCGTACGGAACGCCGGAAAATATGGACAAGGTTGAGTCTTACTATACCCACATCCGCCGGGGACACCCTCCGACGCCGGAGCAGCTCGAAGACTTGACCGGCCGGTATAAGTCCATCGTAGGCGGAGTGTTTCCGCTTCGGGAGAATACGGACAGGCAGGTTGCCGCGCTGCAGCGGACGTTCGACGAAATGGCCGGCAAAGGCCGCTTTGTCTGCTACCAAGGGCTCAAGCATGCCCCGCCGTATATCGAGGACGGAGTCGCCGCGATGGCGAAGGACGGGATTACGCAAGCGGTCGGCATCGTGCTGACGCCTCAGTATTCCTCCATGAGCGTAGGCGGGTATATCAAGCGTGCGGCGGAAGAAGCGGAGAAACATGGCATTTCCATGACCTTCGTGAAGCAATACCACCTGCATCCCGCGCTGATCAGATCGCTCGCGGAACGCGTCGGCAACGCGCTGGACCGTTTCGGCGACCGGAAGGAGCAGGTGATGGTGCTGTTCAGCGCCCACAGCTTGCCGGAGAAGATCCTCGAAATGAAGGATCCCTATCCGGAGCAGCTGCTGGAAACTTCCCGCGCGGTGGCGGAGGCTGCCGGCGTGCAGCACTGGCAGTTCACGTGGCAAAGCGCCGGACAGACCGGCCAGCCATGGCTCGGTCCGGACATTCTCGAAACGCTGGATCGCCTGGCGGCGGAAGGAACGAAGGAAGTTCTCGTGACGCCCGTCGGATTCGTGTCCGACCATTTGGAAGTGCTGTACGACATCGATCTCGAAGCGAAAAAGCATGCGGCCGGTTTGGGAATGCGCCTGGAGCGGATCGACATGCTGAATGACGACCCCCGGTACATGGCGGCCATAGCCGAATCGGTCCGGGAGGCGCTCGGGGGGACTGCAGAATGA
- the racE gene encoding glutamate racemase has protein sequence MQQAIAVLDSGVGGLTVVKEVMRQLPREKILYLGDTARTPYGPRPAEEVVRFTREIVDYLQQYHPKMIVIACNTATAVALQDIRSRVDIPVVGVINPGARAAIGRTKTGVIGVIGTEGTIKSGAYETALRMLSPRLEVVSRACPDFVPLVEDGNFRSAETHRVVTESLASIKQGAMDCLILGCTHYPFLSETISEVMGPEVSLISSAEETAREISTILHENNVLAGRDEVPVHQFFCSGEPRKFQEIASAWLGEQIRLTPVVWRVPQLGG, from the coding sequence GTGCAGCAGGCGATTGCAGTCCTGGACTCCGGAGTGGGCGGACTGACCGTCGTAAAAGAAGTGATGCGCCAATTGCCCCGGGAGAAAATTTTGTATCTGGGCGACACCGCTCGAACTCCATACGGACCCAGACCTGCGGAGGAAGTCGTTCGTTTTACCCGTGAGATCGTGGACTATTTGCAGCAGTACCACCCCAAAATGATCGTCATTGCCTGTAATACCGCCACCGCCGTCGCTCTCCAGGATATCCGGAGCCGCGTGGACATCCCTGTCGTAGGCGTGATCAATCCGGGAGCCAGGGCGGCCATCGGCCGTACGAAGACCGGCGTGATCGGCGTGATCGGGACGGAGGGGACGATCAAAAGCGGCGCTTACGAAACGGCGCTGCGGATGTTGTCGCCGCGTTTGGAAGTCGTGAGCAGAGCCTGTCCGGATTTCGTTCCCCTCGTGGAAGACGGCAATTTCCGGTCGGCTGAAACTCACCGTGTCGTAACCGAATCTCTGGCTTCCATCAAACAGGGGGCCATGGATTGCCTCATTCTCGGGTGCACGCATTATCCGTTTCTCTCGGAGACGATCTCCGAAGTGATGGGACCCGAAGTGAGCTTGATCAGTTCGGCGGAGGAAACCGCGAGGGAGATCAGCACGATTCTCCATGAGAATAACGTGCTCGCGGGACGGGACGAAGTACCGGTTCACCAGTTCTTTTGCAGCGGGGAACCGCGCAAGTTCCAGGAAATCGCCTCGGCCTGGCTGGGCGAACAAATCCGTTTGACCCCCGTCGTCTGGCGGGTGCCCCAGCTCGGGGGCTGA
- a CDS encoding O-methyltransferase: MVMSEQIESYLDSLFDKDADLERVLEGIRERGMPEISIAPGYGRLLTLLVALTKARNVLEIGALGGYSGICLMRGMTGEGRLTSLELREDYAAFAGSNLAAAGYGERAETIVGDASATLEKLAVEGRRFDFFFIDADKENYPNYLEQAIRLARPGAVIAADNTLLRGRTVNPDKMGPSVLAMREFNRRIAQDPRLTGAHLPAYDGLALAMVK; the protein is encoded by the coding sequence ATGGTCATGAGCGAACAAATCGAAAGCTATTTGGATTCGCTTTTCGATAAGGATGCCGATCTGGAGCGCGTGCTTGAAGGGATACGCGAACGGGGCATGCCGGAGATTTCGATTGCGCCCGGGTACGGACGGCTGCTGACGCTGCTGGTGGCGTTGACGAAAGCTCGGAATGTATTGGAGATCGGCGCGCTGGGGGGATACAGCGGGATTTGCTTGATGCGGGGCATGACGGGGGAAGGACGGTTGACATCTTTGGAGCTTCGGGAGGATTACGCGGCTTTCGCGGGTAGCAACCTGGCGGCTGCGGGTTACGGGGAACGCGCGGAGACGATCGTCGGGGATGCCTCCGCGACGCTGGAGAAGCTCGCGGTGGAAGGGCGGCGATTCGATTTCTTCTTCATCGACGCGGATAAGGAAAACTATCCGAACTATTTGGAGCAAGCGATCCGGCTTGCCCGGCCCGGCGCGGTCATCGCTGCCGACAACACGCTGCTCCGCGGAAGAACGGTCAACCCCGACAAAATGGGGCCGTCCGTCCTCGCGATGCGCGAGTTCAACCGCCGGATCGCGCAGGATCCGCGGCTCACGGGCGCCCATTTGCCGGCTTACGACGGTCTTGCCTTGGCCATGGTGAAGTAA
- a CDS encoding DUF1450 domain-containing protein, producing MATTENGSTAAGNGPNDIRICDKCRHIRVKSMVSKLQKIAPGTEVKVGCKSYCGPCSRYAFVFVNGRYVTAPTEDEAVEKASKYVKK from the coding sequence ATGGCGACCACTGAAAACGGATCGACTGCGGCGGGAAACGGCCCCAACGATATCCGCATCTGCGACAAATGCCGCCACATCCGGGTGAAATCGATGGTTTCCAAGCTGCAGAAAATCGCGCCGGGCACGGAAGTGAAGGTCGGCTGCAAGTCTTACTGCGGACCTTGCTCGAGGTACGCCTTCGTGTTCGTGAACGGCCGTTACGTCACGGCTCCGACCGAGGACGAGGCCGTCGAGAAAGCAAGCAAATACGTGAAGAAGTAA
- a CDS encoding cupredoxin domain-containing protein, whose translation MYKWIMSTIVTIACAFGVYLLASGLPEKPKEEVLPAGEELLKISASNFEFDQKEYHVKAGTKYTIKFSNKLGKHGAEIKDLGINLNENNPTAEVTFDKPGTYELHCSVMCGQGHANMQSTIVVS comes from the coding sequence GTGCCTTTGGCGTTTACTTGTTGGCGTCGGGGCTGCCGGAGAAACCGAAAGAGGAAGTTCTGCCGGCGGGAGAGGAATTGCTGAAGATTTCGGCTTCCAACTTTGAGTTCGACCAGAAGGAGTACCACGTCAAAGCCGGAACCAAATACACGATCAAATTTTCCAACAAATTGGGCAAACACGGCGCAGAGATCAAGGACCTCGGGATCAATCTGAACGAGAACAATCCGACCGCGGAAGTCACGTTCGACAAGCCCGGCACCTATGAGCTTCACTGCTCGGTCATGTGCGGTCAAGGACACGCAAACATGCAATCGACCATAGTCGTGTCTTGA
- a CDS encoding Dabb family protein, producing MITHIVLFKLKDRSPESVERTAQVLRDMEGKIEELLSIEVGIDVLHSERSYDIALTTRFASMEALQAYQVHPVHQKVIEHMATARESSVSADYES from the coding sequence GTGATTACTCATATCGTCTTGTTTAAGTTGAAGGACCGCTCGCCGGAAAGCGTGGAACGCACTGCGCAGGTTTTGCGCGACATGGAAGGCAAAATCGAAGAGCTGCTGTCCATCGAAGTCGGCATTGACGTCCTGCACTCCGAGCGTTCTTACGACATCGCGCTTACGACCCGATTCGCCTCGATGGAGGCCTTGCAGGCTTATCAAGTGCATCCGGTCCACCAAAAAGTCATCGAGCATATGGCGACGGCTCGGGAATCCTCGGTCAGCGCCGATTACGAGTCCTGA